ACACCGGGGGTCTCATCGCCGAATATCTGGCGACATCCTATCGCGGCGACGATGCACTGTCCTGGGCAATTGCGGGACGCTCGACCGACAAACTCCAGAAAGTGCGTGCCGACATCGGCGCACCGGACGATTTGCCGTTGGTGAAGGCGGATGCCTCCGAGCCGGCCAGCCTGCGTTCGATGTGCGAGCGCGCGGCCGTGGTCGTCACCACGGTCGGGCCCTATCAGCTTCACGGCCCCGAGCTAGTGGCGGCATGCGCGGCCACCGGCACGGCCTATGTTGATCTTTGCGGCGAACCGGGCTGGATGCGGGGTATGATCGACGCCCATCACGAAGAGGCAAAACGGACCGGCGCGCGCATCGTCTTCTCCTGTGGCTTCGATTCCATCCCGTTCGATCTCGGTGTGCTCACGTTGCAGGAGAAGGCGCGCGAGAAATTCGGACGCCCGGCGCGGCGGGTGAAGGCCCGCCTGCGCAAGGTGAGGGGTGGCATGTCTGGCGGCACCGCGGCGAGCGCTCAGGCGACGCTGGCCGCCGCGGCGCGCGACCCGGCTCTGATCCGGCTGCTGACCGATCCCTTCGCGTTGACGCCGGGCTTCACTGGGCCGTCTCAGCCATCGGGCCTCGTCCCCGAATATGACACGAGCATGCACGCGTGGCTCGTGCCGTTCCCGATGGCGCCGATCAACACCAAGAACGTGCACCGCACGAACTTCCTGTTGGGCCATCCCTACGGCAGGGACTTCGTTTATGACGAGATGATGGTGGCGCCGGGACTTGGGGACATCGCGAGCGTGACGACGGAGACGTTCGCCACGGTGGTGTCCTTGTTCGGGACCGGCGGCCTCAAACGCGGCGCAGGCCCGACCCGGGAAGCGCGCGAGAGGGGCTTCTACGACATCTTCTTTCTGGGCGAGGTGCCGGATGGCGGACGGGTCGAAGCCGTTGTCACCGGCGACCGCGATCCGGGCTATGGCTCGACCAGCAAGATGATCACCGAAAGCGCTCTCTGCCTCGTGCGCGACGTGCAGGGCGAGGGCGGCATCTGGACGCCGGGCGCGCTGATGGGGCCGGCCTTGCGCAAGCGTCTGAAGGAGCGCGCCGGCCTCACCTTCAGTGCGCGTTGAGGTCACGCAGTCGGCAGGTACAGCAGCCGGTTCGACCAAAAAAGCGACTAGAGCATTTTCGGTTCTGATTGAATCAGAACCGAAGCTCTAGATTCTTGTTTTGACGCGTTTTCTTCACGCGAACCGGTGCCCACTTCGCTCGAAAACGCTCTAGAAGGCGATCATACGATCTTCCGCTGCGATACTTGAGCTTGGCTCCGACTCATCTGCTTGCAAGGAAGGCAGCCCTAATCCAGGGCCAAGCAATTGACGGCAGCGAAGCAGCGCCGCAAATCCGGACAGTGCGTCGAGACTGGTCCGAAGCAGCATCGGTAACTCGCTCGGCTGTTTCATTGTCGCACGGACCAGCGCGGCGAGATCGATCGTCCCGTTTGCACGCACTGCGGACAGGGCGGCGGCAGGAAGTTGCCGACCGGCCGGATCCATGATCACGCGGACGGCAGCCATAGGGAGGCCGCGCGCAGCAGCGACACTCGCCGCCACATGGGATTCGTTATCGACCGCCAGCGCGCCTGTACTCATATGCAGCGAGCGCTTCGCTTCTGGATGCATGGCGACGGTGGTCACACCAGCAATAGGGCCATAAATCGAACCGGGGATGAGTCGAAGCAAGGCTTGCGACCAGTTCCGATCAGTGAAGAGCTGAATCGTTTCCGAAACGATCGTCGATGCTACGACGCATGCGCCTGCCGGGAGGTCGGGCGAAAGGCCGCCCGCGACGCCAAAACTGATGAGACCGCAGCAATCCTCAGCAATTGCCGACGCGAGAGACTCCGCGAGCGTGCTGCCATCGCCACTGCAGATCGCCTGCGTATGCAGGTCTGCAGCGATCCGCGCCTCAAATGCAAGTCCCGTGACTCCAATCACCGCTGCCATGAGTTCGCTCCCCGGATGCCGCGCTGGACGCCGGGTGTCCGCGCATGCGGGTCGTATCAGGAGTGTTCTGCTCCAACGCCAAATCGCAAATGACTAACGAGTTAGTTTCTGACGGATATGTTAGCTGCTTTGTTTTGGCGCCGTGATAAATGCTGCCTTAGGGCCGGGATCCGTGGCGAGCGTGAGATCGTGCCGGAAGCTGCAACAGTGCACTTGACGAGCCAAATCGGCGACCTCACGGGACGCGAGCCGATGCAATGTCGGCCGCATCTCCAAGTCATTGTGCGGAACGATTTGGAGCATTGTCCGCGCTGGCAGTTCGCCTTCGCGAGCGAGCGCAAGGATCATCGATACTATGAGTTGGTCGAGGATACCCTTCATCCCGAGTTCGATTACCGGTATTTCCTCATCAAGGATGCGGTTGACCAGGTTTGTGCTGTACAGCCATTCTTCCTAATGGACCTGGATGTGCTGGCCGGTGCGAGCCCGCGGTTTGGCGTACTCATCGACGCCATTCGCCGGATATGGCCAGGTTTGATGCGCGCCCGTGCGCTCATGGTGGGTTGCGTCGCCGGGGAAGGTCATCTTGACGGGAACGAGGCCTGCCATCGGGACTGCGCGGAACTGCTGGCCTCTACGATTGCAATACATGCTCGCAGGCTCGGTGCGCGGCTGATCGTGCTCAAGGAGTTTCCGGCGCGATACCGACCAATCCTCGACTGCCTGATCGCTCACGGCTTCACCCGCATCCCCAGCCTGCCCATGACCAGGCTTTGCATCGATTACGCCAGTTTCGATGACTATATGAATCATGCGCTCAACAGCGCAACCCGTAAGAAACTTCGCAAGAAGTTTGAGGCCACAGCGCGGGCCTCTCCATCCGTCGAGATGAACGTCGTCAACGACGCGACGCCGGTGATCGCGCAGATCTATCCATTGTATTTCCAAGTCTATCAGCGTTCGAAACTGCACTTCGAGAAGCTGACGGAACAATATTTCTGCGACTTGGGGCGGCGGATGGGGGACAAGGTCCGCTTCTTCCTCTGGCGTCAGAACGAGCGGATCGTCGCGTTTGCCGCATGCATGGTACACGGTGACGCGATTTATGCGGAGTACATAGGTCTCGACTACGATGTCGCCTTAGACCTGCACCTCTATCATTATGTGTTTCGCGACATGGTGAGCTGGGCAATCGCCAACGGGTACAAATGGTTTCGCAGCAGCGGGCTGAACTATGATCCAAAGCTGCACCTGAGGCACTTGCTTGATCCGATCGACTTATACGTTCGGCACACCTCCGCGCCAATCAACTCAGTGTTGAAGCGCATTTTGCCGGTGCTCGAGCCGACGCGATATGACGAGACGCTTGCGAAGTTTCGTAACTATCAGGAGCTTTGGGCGCAGCCCGAGACTGGCCTTGGGTCCGTCGAGGATACGGCCTAATCCACCAAAATCACCCGCACGTCGTTGACGTTGGTCAGCGTTGGGCCGGTCAGTAGCAAATCCCCGGTCTGCCCGAAGAACCCTGTGGCATCGTTGTTCTCGAGATAGGCCCTCGGATCGAGGCCGAGCGACTTCATCTTCGCGAAGGTCGCCTGATCGATCACGGCCCCGGCAGGGTCGGTCGCGCTGCCGGCGCCGCCATCGGCGCCGTCGGTGTCGGCGGCGAGCGCCGAGATGTCGGGCGTGTCCTTGAGCAGGTCGGCCAGCGCCAGCGCGTATTCCTGGTTGGGGCCGCCGCGGCCATTGCCGCGCACCGTCACTGTGAGTTCGCCGCCGGAGATGATCGCAACCCGCTTGCCCTCGCTGCGTGCCTTCAGCGCAAGCCGCGCATGCGCGGCCGCGACGTCGCGGGCCTCGCCTTCGAGATCGGCGCCGAGCGCGATGGTCTCGTAGCCGGCGTTCTGCGCGACCTTCGCCGCGGCGTCGATCGAGGCTTTCGGCTTCGCCAGCAGCTCGAACGTCGCGCGTGCAAAGGCCGGATCGCCCGGCTTGCAGCTCTCGTTCCTGGGATCGTCGAGCGCGCGGCGGACCGCGTCGTCGACGGAGAGATTGTATTTGGCGACCAGCGCGCGGGCATCCGCCAGCGTGGTCGGATCCGGCACCGTCGGCCCCGAGGCGATCGCCGAGGGATCGTCATGCGGCACGTCCGAGATCGCCAGCGTGACGATCTCGGCGGCGTGCTGGCCGGCGCGTGCCAGCCGTCCGCCCTTGATCCGCGACAGATGCTTGCGGACGATGTTCATCTCGCCGATCGGCGCGCCGGAGCGCAGCAGCGCGCGGTTGACCTGCTGCTTCTGGGCGAAGCTCACTCCCTCGACCGGGGCGATCCAGTTCGCCGAGCCGCCGCCGGTCAGCAGCACCAACAGCAGATCGTCGGGCGTGGCTTCCGCCGCCAGCCGCAGCGTATCGTCGGCCGCGCGCAGGCCGGCTTCATCGGGCACGGGGTGACCGGCCTCGACCACCTTGATGCGGCGGGTCGGCACGCCATGCCCGTGGCGGGTGGTGGCGATGCCGACCAGTCGTGACGGCTCGAGGCCGAGCGTGTCGAGATAGTGCCGCTCCGCCGCGGCCGCCATCGCGCCGGCGCCCTTGCCGGCGGCGAGGCAGATCACGCGACCCTTCGGCGCCGGCCGCAGCCGCGATGCCAGCACCACATCGGGATGCGCAGCCGCCACCGCGGCATCGAAGATCGAACGCAGGAAGGGACGACGGTCGGTCATGGCTGTGCTTTCGTTGTGCGGTCAGTTGCCGCCGACTTCGCCGCTGATGACGTCGCCGAACAATTGCCAGCGCTCGCCCTTGAACTGCATCAGCTGCAGTTGCTCGATCGGCTGGAAATCGTTCGGACCGGTCGACAGCGTCACGCCGGGCAGCAGGCCGCCCTGTGGAAACTGCTTCAGGCTCGCCGCCTGCTTCATCACGTTGGCGCGGGTGAGGTCGTCGCCGCAGCGGCGCAGCACCTCGACCATCGTGGTCGCCATGTTGTAGCCGGTCATCGCCGAGGCATCGACGCGGTTGGTGTCGGGCATGTATTTGGCGAGCAGCTCGTCGAACGCCTTCATGCCGGCGTCGTCCTTCCACTGCGGATCGCTGGCGTCCTTGGCGTAGGCCGCCGAGATCACGCCTTGCGCGTTGTCGAGGCCGGCCGGACGCATCACCGTCGCGGTGGAGGCCGAGACGTTGGAGACGATGGTCACCGGCTTCCAATTCATCTCGCCGAGCTTCTTGATCGCCTGGGCGCCGAATTTCGGCGTGGTGAAGAAGATGATGACGTCGGGATTGGAGGATTTCAGCCGCACCACATGGGAATCGATGGTGGGCTCGGCAACTTCATAGCTTTCCTTGGCGACGACGCGCGCGGGGTCGCTGGCGAAGCCGTCTTCCAGGCCCTTCAGGTAATCCTTGCCCATGTCGTCGTTCTGGTAGAGCACCGCGACCTTGGTTCCGGGCTTCTCCTTGAGCAGATATTTCGCGTAGATCCGCGACTCGCTCTGGTAGCTCGGCAGCCAGCCCATGGTCCATGGGAAGGCCTTCGGATCGTTCCACTTGGTGGCGCCGGTGGCGACGAACAGCTGCGGCACCTTCTTGGCGTTGAGATATTTCTGGATCGCGGTGTTGGAGGCGGTGCCGAGCGTGCCGAACAGGAACAGCACCTCGTCGCTCTCGACCAGCTTGCGGGCCTGCTCGACCGCCTTCGGCGGCGAATAGGCATCGTCGTAGGAGATGAAATTGATCTTGCGGCCGTTGATGCCGCCGTCGTCGTTGACCTTCTTGAACACCGCGGCCATCGCCTTGCCGACCACGCCATAGGCCGACGCCGGGCCGCTATAGGGCACGATGTTGCCGATCTTGATCTCGGTATCGGTCGCACCGGTGTCGTACTTCTTCTGTGCCCATGCGGCATGGCCGGTCGCGGCGGCGACGGCGAGGCCGAGCAGGGCGGTTGCGACACGGTGACGGCGGATCGGCTTCGGCATTTCCCGAAAACTCCTTGTTGTTGCCGGCGCACAAGGGCGCCAGGTTCTCTTCGGTTCTTGCCGGTTTCCTAGCGCATTGCCGGGCAAAGTGTAAGCAGGCATCGCCGGGGCCGGCCGGCCCATGGTGAACGAAAAGCCCCCTGCGACGGTATCGCAGGGGGCCATCGCCGGCCGGATACTTCTGTGAAATCAGCCGCCGACGTCGGCGCTGATGACGTCGCCGAACAGTTCCCATTTCTCGCCCTTGAACTTCATCAGCTGCAACTGGCTGATCGGGGCGAAATCGTTTGCCGCGGTGTTGATCTTGACGCCAGGCAGCAGCACCTCGGTACGGAAGTCCTTCAGGCTTGCGGCCTGCTTCATGATGTTCTCGCGGGTGAGGTTGTCGCCGCACTGCTTCAGCACCTGGACCAGCGTCTGTGCCACGCCGAAGCCGACCACGGTGCCGCCGTCGAGCTTGTCGCCCTCGGGGAAGTCCTTGGCCATGAAAGCGTAGAACTCCTTCATGCCGGGGTCATTGTCCCATTGCTTGTCGGAAGCGTCCTTCAGATAGGCGGCGGAGATGATGTCCTGCGCGTTCTCGAAGCCGGCCGGTTTGATCACGCTGCCGACCGAGGCCGACACGTTGTTGAGGAAGTGGGTCGGCTTCCAGCCGATCTCGGCGACCTTCTTGATCGCCTGGGCCGCGAATTTCGGCGTCGCGATGTCGATGAAGACGTCGGCGTTGCTGGCCTTCAGCTTGACGATGTTGCTGTCGATGGTCGGCTGGGACGTCTCGAAGCTTTCCTCGGCGACGATCATGCTGGCGGCCTTCTGGCCGAGACCGTCCTTCAGGCCCTTCAGGTAATCCTTGCCGTAATCGTCATTCTGGTAGAGCACGGCGATCTTGGCGTTCGGCATGTTCTTCAGGATGTACTTGGCGTAGATCTGGGTCTCGCTCTGGTAGTTCGGCTGCCAACCCATGGTCCAGGGAAAGTCCTTGGGGTCGTTCCACTTGGTGGCGCCGGTGGCGACGAATAGCTGCGGCACCTTCTTGGAGTTCATGTATTTCTGGATCGCCGAGTTCGACGGCGTGCCGAGCGAGTTGAAGATCAGCAGCACCTCGTCGCTTTCGACCAGCTTGCGGGCCTGCTCCACGGCCTTCGGCGGCGAGTAGGCGTCATCGTAGGAGATGAAGTTGATCTTGCGGCCGTTGATGCCGCCGGCGTCGTTGATCTTCTTGAAATAGGCGGCCTCGGTGCGGCCGATGATGCCGTAGGCGGAGGCGGGGCCGCTGTAGGGCATGATGTTGCCGATCTTGATCTCGGTGTCGCTGGCGCCGGTGTCGTATTTCTTCTGGGCGAGCGCAGCGCTGCCGGATGTCGCGACGAACGCGAACGCGGCCCCGAGGACAGCAAGTTTTGTAGTAGCGGACATCTATGTCTCTCTCCCTGTTGTTCAGACGAATGTGTCGCGGCCCCCTGTTTCGCGGGCTCTGTTGTTATGCGGTGAAATTATCACCTTAGGCGGGTCGCCTCAATGAAAAGCCCCTGCGACAACGCCGCAGGGGCCGCGTCTTTAGTCGACAATTCCGGCTTAACCGCCGACGTCGCCGCTCAAAACTTCACCAAAGCGATCCCAGGTCTCGCCCTTGAAGCGCATCAGTTGCAGTTGCGAAAGCGGCGCGAAGTCGGTCGCCGAGGTGTTGACCTTGACGCCCGGCAACAGGCCGCCGGGCTCATAGTCGCGAATGCTGGCCGCCTGCTTCATGATGTTCTCGCGGGTCAGATTGTCGCCGCAGGCCTTGAGCACATGCACGAGGCCCTGCGAGACGATGTAGGCGTACATCACGGAGGCGTCGGCCCGGTTCGCGTCCGGGTAATACTTATCGAGGAATTCGTTCCAGGCGATCATCGCCTTGTCGGTCTTCCACTGCGGATCGGTCGGATCCTTCAGGTATTGCGACGAGATGATGCCCTGGGCGGCCTCGAAGCCCGCCGGCTTGATCACGCTGCCGATCGAGGACGAGACGTTGTTGAGGAAGTGCAGCGGATGCCACTCGAGCTCGGCGTTCTTCTTGATCGCCTGCGCGGCGAATTTCGGCGTCGTGATGTTGAAGAACACGTCGGCGCCGGAGGCCTTGAGCCTGACGATATGGGAATCGATGGTCGGCTCCGTCACCTCGTAACTGTCCTCGGCGACGATCATCGACGCGGCCTTGCTGCCGAGCCCGTCCTTGAATCCCTTCAGATAGTCCTTGCCGTAATCGTCATTCTGGTAGAGCACCGCGATCTTGGCGTCCGGCTTGTTCTTCAGGATGTACTTCGCATAGATGATCGATTCGCTCTGGTAGTTGGGCTGCCAGCCCATCGTCCACGGAAATTCCTTCGGATCGTTCCACTTGGTGGCGCCGGTGGCGACGAACAGTTGCGGCACCTTCTTCTGGTTCATGTATTTCTGGATCGCCGAGTTCGGCGGCGTGCCGAGCGAATTGAAGATCATCAGCACCTCGTCGCTCTCGACGAGCTTGCGTGCCTGCTCGACGGTCTTGGGCGGCGTGTAGGCGTCGTCGTAGCTGATGAAGGTGATCTTGCGGCCGTTGATGCCGCCCTCGGCGTTGACCTTGCGGAAATAGGCTTCCTCGGTCTTGCCGATCACGCCATAGGCGGAGGCCGCTCCGCTGTAGGGCATGATGTTGCCGATCTTGATCTCGGTGTCGCTGGCGCCAGTGTCGTATTTCTTCTGCGCGAGCACGGCGCTGCAGGATGCGGAGACGAGCGCGAGCGCAGCGGCAAGTGCCGCCAGTCGTCGTGTTGCGGACATGCGGTTTCACTCCCTGATGGCAGATGATGCGTCGCGGCCCCCTGTTTCGAGGGCTCTTTGTTGTCAGTGGAAACTATCATTTTACCTGGGGCGTCTCAACGAAAAGCCCCCGTGGCGTGGCCGCGGAGGCTGCGTCTTTAGTCTCGCTCGCCGATCTGCCCGAGATAACCGCGGAGATTGCGGCAAGCTGAGGCGACGCCGTTGAGTTGAGCGCGCGGACGCCGAGGAGAATTCGCGAAGATCAGTTGCTCAGATTGCTCGAGATGATGTCGCCGAACAGCTCCCACTTCTCGCCCTTGAACCGCATCAGGCGCAATTGCTTGATCGGCGCGAAGTCGGTGGCCGAGGTATTGATGCTGATGCCTGGCAGCAGCGTGCCGGGGAGATAATCCTTCAGGCTGGCGGCCTGCTTCATGATGTTGGCGCGGGTGAGATCGTCGCCGCACATCTCGAGCACCTTCACCATGGTCTGTGCGGCGGCGTAGCCGTAGGAGGTGGCGCCATCGAGCTTGTTGGCGTCGGGATAATCCTTCTTGAGGAAGGCCAGGAATTTCTGCATGCCGGGATCCTGGTCCCATTGCGGATCGGCGCCGTCCTTGAGATAGGACGCCGACAGGATGCCCTGCGAGTTTTCGAAGCCGGCCGGCTGCATGACGCCGCCGACCGAGGCCGAGACATTGGCGACGATCTGCATTGGCGTCCAGGCGATCTCGGCGGCCTTCTTGATCGCCTGCGCCGCGAATTTCGGTGACGTGATGCTGATGAAGGTGTCGGCGCCGGCGGCCTTCAGCTTGACGATGTGACTGTCGATCGCGGGCTCCGATGTCTCGTAGGCTTCCTCGGCGACGATCATCGAGGCCTTGTCACCGAAGGCATCCTTCAGGCCCTTGAGGTAGTCCTTGCCGAAATCGTCGTTCTGGTAGAGCACGGCAACCTTGGCGTCGGGCTTGTGCTTCATGATGTATTTTGCGTAGACCCGCGCCTCGTCCTGGTAGGACGGCTGCCAGCCCATGGTCCACGGATAGTTCTTGGGGTCGTTCCACTTGGAGCCGCCCGAACCGACGAACAGCTGCGGCACCTGCTTCTCGTTCATGTACTTCCGGATCGAAGCGTTGGTTGCGGTGCCGATCGAGCCGAACACCAGCAGCACCTCGTCGTCCTCGACCAGCTTGCGGGTTTGCTCCACCGTCTTGGCCGGCGAGTAGCTGTCGTCATAGGAGATGAACGTGATCTTGCGGCCGTGGATGCCGCCGGCCTCGTTGATCATCTTGAAGTAGGCCGCCTCGGTCCTGCCGATCACGCCATAGGCTGAGGCGGGGCCGCTGTAGGGCGCGGTGTTGCCGATCCTGATCTCGGTGTCGCTGGCCCCGGTGTCGTAGGTCTTCTGCGCCAGCGCGACATTGCAGCTCGTCAGGATCAGAGCGAATGCGGACAACAGCGCCGTCAGGGACGGACGTGCGGCAGTCATGGTTTCCCCACCTCGGATCTTAGTTTCGCGTATTCAATACCATCGGTGCGGGGCGTCAACAAAAAGCCCCCGCGACAGATATCGCGGAGGCTGTTGTTTTATTCCCGCAGTGCAACGTCACTCTGAGGGGACATCGCCGGAAATGATGTCACCGAACAGTTCCCACTTCTGACCCTTGAAGCGCTGCATCTGCAGCTGGGCGATCGGGGCGAAGTCGGTGGCGGAGGTGTTGATCTTGACGCCGGGCAGCAGGGTGTCGGGCGTGAAGTCCTTCAGGCTCGCCGCCTGTTTCATGACGTTGGCGCGGGTCAGATCGTCGCCGCACATTTCCAGCACCTTGGCGAGCGTCTGCGCGGCACCATAGCCGTAGACGTAGCCGCCGTCGGTCTTGTCGGCGCCCGGCATGTACTTGTCGAGAAACTCTGCCCACTTCTTCATGTTCGGATCGTTGGCCCACTGCGGATCGGCACCGTCCTTGGCATAGGCTGCCGACAGCACGCCCTGCGCGTTGTCGAAGCCGGCCGGCTGCATCACGCTGCCGACCGAGGCCGACACGTTGGTGATGATCTGCAGCGGCTTCCAGCCGAGCTCGGCGGTCTTCTTGATGGTCTGCGCGCCGAACTTCGGCGTGGTGTAGATCAGCAGCACGTCCGGATTGGCGGCCTTGATCTTGACGATGTGGCTGTCGATCGACGGCTCGGAGATCTCGTAGCTCTCCTCCATGATGATGCTGGAGGCCGCCTTGGCGCCGAAACCGTCCCTGGTGCCCTTGAGGTAGTCTTTGCCGAAGTCGTCGTTCTGATAGAGGATCGCGACCTTGGCGTCGGGCTTCTCCTTCATCAGCCACTTGGCGTAGATCTGCGCTTCGCTCTGGTAGCTCGGCTGCCAGCCCATGGTCCACGGGAAGTTCTTCGGATCGTTCCACTTGGTGGCGCCGGTGGCGACGAACAGCTGCGGGATCTTCTTGGAATTCAGGTACTTCTGGATCGCGGTGTTGGACGGCGTGCCGAGCGGGTTGAACACCAGCAGCACCTCATCGCTCTCGACCAGCTTGCGCACCTGCTCGACTGCCTTCGGCGGCGAATAGGCGTCGTCATAGCTGACGAAATTGACCTTGCGGCCGTTGATGCCGCCGCGGTCGTTGATCATCTTGAAATAGGCTTCCTCGGTCTTGCCGATCACGCCGTAGGCGGAGGCTGGTCCCGAATAGGGGATGATGTTGCCGACCTTGATCTCGGTATCGCTTGCGCCGGTGTCGTATTTCTTTTGGGCGAATGCGGCAGTGGACGTCGCGGCAACAGCTGCGATCGCCGCGGAAATCGCGGCGATCCGAACGGTAGAAAGCATAATGTCTCCTGGTTTGGTTCTAAAGATTCTTAGTTCTTCTTGAGCTTTGCGGCCAGTTGCTGGGCAACGATCGCGACCTGTCTGGCGCCGTGCGGCACGAGGAAGATGACGAGGAACAGCAGCACGCCGAACACCGCGCCCGACAAGCCCTTAGAGATGCCTTCGGCGATGTTCGGCACGAAGATGATGAAGGCGCTTCCTACGATCGAGCCGGGCAGCCAGCCGACGCCGCCGACCACCATGCCGAGGAACAGCGAGATCGCGAGCTGGATGGTGTAGCCATCGGGGGCCACGAACTGCACCGCGATGGCGCCGAGACCGCCGGCAACACCGGTGATGCCGGCCGAGACGCCGAACGCCAGCGTCTTGTACAGCGCGACGTCGACGCCCATCGCGGAGGCCGCGATCTCGTTGTCGCGGATCGCCATGAAGGCGCGGCCGGAGCGCGAGCGCAGCAGGTTCACCGAGGCGACGTAGATCGCGATCGTGACCACCAGGGTGAAGTAATACAGCCACATGTCCTGCGACAGCGGCAGGCCGAACGGCGCATCCGGCTTGGTGACCACGAGGCCCTGCACGCCGCCGGTCCAGTGCTCGAAATAGCCGAGCTTGAGCAGCTGCGGCATGGCTGTGGCGAGCGCGAAGGTCGCGAGCGCCAGGTAGACGCCGGACAGCCGCAGCGCCGGCTGGCCGAACAGGAAGCCGAAGCCGAAGCAGATGATGCCGGCGATCGGCAGCGTGAGGGCATAGTTCATGCCCGCATGCTCCATCAGGATCGCCGACGTATAGGCGCCGACGGCGTAGAACGCGCTCTGGCCGAGCGAGAACTGGCCGCTTCCGCCGGTCAGGATGTTGAGCGCCAGCACCGCAAGCCCGTAGATCAGAAGCATCGTCATCTGGAAGATGATGAAGTTCTTCACGAACAGCGGGATCAGGATCAGCGCGGCGAGCACCACGAGCGAGGTGCCGTAACCCAGCGTCATCGCGCGCTTCGGCACGGCCTCGACGGCCTGGCCTTCGGTGACGACTTCGACTTCTTCAGCGGCGCTCATGATCAAACTCGCTTCACGATGGCGCGGCCGAACAGGCCTGCCGGTTTAACGACCAGGACGACGATGATCAGCGCAAGCGCGATCGGAAGCTTCAGCTCATTGCCGACGCCGGGGATGTAGGTGCCGACGAGGTTCTCGAAGATGCCGACCAGGAAGCCGCCCATCACGGCGCCGAACGGCGAGCTCAGGCCGCCGAGCACGGCCGCGGCAAATCCGTAGATCAGCACGCCGAGCATCATGTTCGGCTCGAGGAACACCACCGGGGCGATCATCATGCCGGCGATCGAGCCGATCGCGGACGCCATGCCCCAGCCCAGCGCGATCATCCACGAGGTGTTGATGCCGACCAGGCGGGCCGATTCAGGCAGCGAGGCGGCCGCCCGCATCGCAAGGCCGACCCGGGTGAAGCGGAAGAAGAAGAACAGCAAGAGCAGCATCAACAGCGTGATGCCGATCATGCCGGCCTGGTGGGTCGAGATCAGCTGGCTGCCCAGGAACGGCGAGGAACCGAACGGCGTCGGATACTGCTTGATGGTGAAGTCCCAGATCAGGCCGGCGACCGAGTTGATGATCGCATAGAGCGCGATGAAGCCGGCGACGTTGGTCAGGATCGGCGCCTTGGCCAGCGGCTTGAACAGCAGCCGCTCGATGACGATGCCGGCGCCGAACGAAAAGGCGACGGTGAGCACGAAGGCGCCCCAATACGGCACGCCCCATTGCATCAGCTGCCAGGACACGAAGGTCGAGAACATCGCCATTTC
This Bradyrhizobium sp. CCBAU 53421 DNA region includes the following protein-coding sequences:
- a CDS encoding ABC transporter substrate-binding protein produces the protein MTAARPSLTALLSAFALILTSCNVALAQKTYDTGASDTEIRIGNTAPYSGPASAYGVIGRTEAAYFKMINEAGGIHGRKITFISYDDSYSPAKTVEQTRKLVEDDEVLLVFGSIGTATNASIRKYMNEKQVPQLFVGSGGSKWNDPKNYPWTMGWQPSYQDEARVYAKYIMKHKPDAKVAVLYQNDDFGKDYLKGLKDAFGDKASMIVAEEAYETSEPAIDSHIVKLKAAGADTFISITSPKFAAQAIKKAAEIAWTPMQIVANVSASVGGVMQPAGFENSQGILSASYLKDGADPQWDQDPGMQKFLAFLKKDYPDANKLDGATSYGYAAAQTMVKVLEMCGDDLTRANIMKQAASLKDYLPGTLLPGISINTSATDFAPIKQLRLMRFKGEKWELFGDIISSNLSN
- a CDS encoding ABC transporter substrate-binding protein, whose protein sequence is MLSTVRIAAISAAIAAVAATSTAAFAQKKYDTGASDTEIKVGNIIPYSGPASAYGVIGKTEEAYFKMINDRGGINGRKVNFVSYDDAYSPPKAVEQVRKLVESDEVLLVFNPLGTPSNTAIQKYLNSKKIPQLFVATGATKWNDPKNFPWTMGWQPSYQSEAQIYAKWLMKEKPDAKVAILYQNDDFGKDYLKGTRDGFGAKAASSIIMEESYEISEPSIDSHIVKIKAANPDVLLIYTTPKFGAQTIKKTAELGWKPLQIITNVSASVGSVMQPAGFDNAQGVLSAAYAKDGADPQWANDPNMKKWAEFLDKYMPGADKTDGGYVYGYGAAQTLAKVLEMCGDDLTRANVMKQAASLKDFTPDTLLPGVKINTSATDFAPIAQLQMQRFKGQKWELFGDIISGDVPSE
- a CDS encoding ABC transporter substrate-binding protein; translation: MSATRRLAALAAALALVSASCSAVLAQKKYDTGASDTEIKIGNIMPYSGAASAYGVIGKTEEAYFRKVNAEGGINGRKITFISYDDAYTPPKTVEQARKLVESDEVLMIFNSLGTPPNSAIQKYMNQKKVPQLFVATGATKWNDPKEFPWTMGWQPNYQSESIIYAKYILKNKPDAKIAVLYQNDDYGKDYLKGFKDGLGSKAASMIVAEDSYEVTEPTIDSHIVRLKASGADVFFNITTPKFAAQAIKKNAELEWHPLHFLNNVSSSIGSVIKPAGFEAAQGIISSQYLKDPTDPQWKTDKAMIAWNEFLDKYYPDANRADASVMYAYIVSQGLVHVLKACGDNLTRENIMKQAASIRDYEPGGLLPGVKVNTSATDFAPLSQLQLMRFKGETWDRFGEVLSGDVGG
- a CDS encoding branched-chain amino acid ABC transporter permease; this translates as MELFANQVLAGIATGAIYACMALAVVMIYQAIDHLNFAQGEMAMFSTFVSWQLMQWGVPYWGAFVLTVAFSFGAGIVIERLLFKPLAKAPILTNVAGFIALYAIINSVAGLIWDFTIKQYPTPFGSSPFLGSQLISTHQAGMIGITLLMLLLLFFFFRFTRVGLAMRAAASLPESARLVGINTSWMIALGWGMASAIGSIAGMMIAPVVFLEPNMMLGVLIYGFAAAVLGGLSSPFGAVMGGFLVGIFENLVGTYIPGVGNELKLPIALALIIVVLVVKPAGLFGRAIVKRV
- a CDS encoding branched-chain amino acid ABC transporter permease, with product MSAAEEVEVVTEGQAVEAVPKRAMTLGYGTSLVVLAALILIPLFVKNFIIFQMTMLLIYGLAVLALNILTGGSGQFSLGQSAFYAVGAYTSAILMEHAGMNYALTLPIAGIICFGFGFLFGQPALRLSGVYLALATFALATAMPQLLKLGYFEHWTGGVQGLVVTKPDAPFGLPLSQDMWLYYFTLVVTIAIYVASVNLLRSRSGRAFMAIRDNEIAASAMGVDVALYKTLAFGVSAGITGVAGGLGAIAVQFVAPDGYTIQLAISLFLGMVVGGVGWLPGSIVGSAFIIFVPNIAEGISKGLSGAVFGVLLFLVIFLVPHGARQVAIVAQQLAAKLKKN